The Mercenaria mercenaria strain notata chromosome 10, MADL_Memer_1, whole genome shotgun sequence genome contains a region encoding:
- the LOC128559914 gene encoding sulfite oxidase-like produces MSMLGSVCVCRSAFLRLSVCKLRILPATNVGVFQLKRTQNYSGGSGGESRERGSSTKWGAAAVAGATGFALFLKTQWERNTVSAAAVEPGAIRQGLPTYTMADVSKHKTAKDRIWVTYNNGVYDITDYVAQHPGGNKILLGAGTDIGPYWDMYGVHKQPEMYELLEKYRIGNIVEVVKRKETSKDDPYAKDPKRHPALIPSSEKPFNAEPPVSLLLQDFLTPTGLFFVRNHLPVPNVDVKNYKLDVSIEGGKKSKVLTLGILKNKLASKTVATTLQCAGNRRSDMVAIKPVKGLNWGIAAISTAEWTGPTLNDVLQYCGIDLEKVDCEHIQFEGMDTGPDGTTYGASIPIELARDLKKDIIVAYKMNGEDIPQDHGYPVRIIIPGVVGARQVKWLNKIVLSKEESLSHWQRRDYKGFNSSIDWHNVNFDTSQAIQFLPVQSAICEPEDGQTLDDSEEVTVKGYAWSGGGRGIYRVDVSADGGKTWVSADLEPNGQSPYRSWAWTFWEVTVPIPKGHKGKVELVCKACDSQYNVQPDSVDGIWNLRGCLSNAWHRIHVDVPK; encoded by the exons ATGTCGATGCTAGGAAGTGTTTGTGTTTGTAGAAGTGCTTTTCTGCGGTTGTCAGTGTGTAAATTACGCATTTTACCAGCTACAAATGTTGGTGTTTTCCAGCTTAAGAGGACGCAAAATTACAGTGGCGGATCTGGTGGGGAGTCTCGCGAGAGAGGATCCTCAACGAAATGGGGAGCTGCAGCCGTAGCTGGTGCAACAG ggtttGCGTTATTTCTGAAGACTCAGTGGGAGAGAAATACAGTGTCTGCTGCAGCAGTAGAGCCAGGGGCTATACGACAAGGTCTGCCGACTTACACAATGGCTGATGTAAGCAAACACAAAACAGCGAAAGACAGGATTTGGGTAACATACAATAATGGTGTGTATGATATAACTGATTACGTTGCACAACATCCAGGCGGAAATAAGATTCTTCTTGGGGCAGGAACTGATATTGGACCATACTGGGATATGTATGGAGTCCACAAACAGCCAGAGATGTATGAATTACTGGAAAAATACCGAATTGGAAATATAGTGGAGGTTGTGAAGAGAAAGGAAACTAGTAAAGATGATCCCTATGCGAAAGATCCAAAGAGACACCCTGCCCTGATTCCTAGTTCTGAGAAGCCTTTCAATGCAGAACCGCCTGTATCCTTGCTTTTGCAGGACTTTTTAACACCAACTGGACTATTTTTTGTGAGGAATCATTTACCTGTTCCAAATGTGGATGTAAAGAACTACAAACTAGATGTCTCCATTGAAGGTGGTAAAAAATCTAAAGTATTGACTCTAGGCATTCTGAAAAATAAGCTTGCAAGTAAAACTGTGGCTACAACCTTGCAGTGTGCTGGAAACAGGAGGAGTGACATGGTTGCCATAAAACCTGTGAAAGGTCTAAATTGGGGAATAGCAGCCATAAGCACAGCCGAATGGACTGGACCTACCCTTAATGATGTGCTTCAGTACTGTGGTATTGACCTTGAAAAAGTTGACTGTGAACATATCCAGTTTGAAGGAATGGATACAGGTCCCGACGGCACTACATATGGTGCATCCATTCCAATTGAACTGGCACGAGACCTGAAAAAAGACATCATTGTAGCATACAAAATGAATGGTGAAGACATACCACAAGATCATGGCTACCCAGTTCGTATCATTATTCCTGGTGTAGTTGGAGCAAGGCAAGTGAAATGGCTCAACAAGATTGTACTCAGTAAGGAAGAGAGTTTGAGTCACTGGCAGAGGCGTGATTATAAAGGATTCAATTCCTCTATTGATTGGCATAACGTTAATTTCGATACATCACAGGCCATTCAGTTTTTGCCCGTGCAGTCGGCAATCTGCGAACCAGAAGATGGACAGACTCTGGATGACAGTGAGGAAGTCACAGTAAAAGGTTACGCATGGAGTGGGGGTGGTAGAGGTATATACAGAGTAGATGTGTCAGCGGACGGGGGTAAAACATGGGTCAGTGCTGATCTGGAGCCAAATGGACAAAGTCCTTATAGGTCATGGGCATGGACATTTTGGGAAGTCACAGTGCCAATTCCCAAAGGTCACAAGGGAAAGGTTGAACTGGTTTGTAAAGCGTGTGACTCGCAGTATAATGTACAACCGGATAGCGTAGACGGAATATGGAACTTGAGAGGGTGCCTGAGTAATGCATGGCATAGAATACATGTTGATGTTCCTAAATGA